The following proteins are co-located in the Colius striatus isolate bColStr4 chromosome 6, bColStr4.1.hap1, whole genome shotgun sequence genome:
- the FLRT2 gene encoding leucine-rich repeat transmembrane protein FLRT2 yields MGLWTRMWPTDWAILMKSWFIFSLGLYMQVSKTLACPKVCRCDRNFVYCNERSLTSVPLGIPEGVTVLYLHNNQINNAGFPAELHNVQSVHTVYLYGNQLDEFPMNLPKNVRVLHLQENNIQTISRAALAQLLKLEELHLDDNSISTVGVEDGAFREAISLKLLFLSKNHLSSVPVGLPVDLQELRVDENRIAVISDLAFQNLTSLERLIVDGNLLTNKGIAEGTFSHLTKLKEFSIVRNSLTYPPPDLPGTHLLRLYLQDNQITHIPLTAFSNLLKLERLDISNNQLRMLVKGVFDNLRNLRQLTVRNNPWLCDCSIKWVTEWLKYIPASINVRGFMCQGPEQVRGMAVRELNMNLLSCPTTTPGLPLIITPVPATAMPTTLVPTSSVPPTSSKYNPLTPTIVTLPTVPEREDRERTMPPISERIQLSIHFVNDTCIQVNWMSLFTVMAYKLTWVKMGHSLVGGIVQERIVSGEKQHLSLVNLEPKSTYRICLVPLDAYNNYRTGEDTVCSEATTKASFLSNGSNIPSSHEQTTSQNLGSPFLLAGLIGGAVIFVLVVLLSIFCWHMHKKGRYTSQKWKYNRGRRKDDYCEAGTKKDNSILEMTETSFQIVSLNNDQLLKGDFRLQPIYTPNGGINYTDCHIPNNMRYCNSNVSDLEHCHT; encoded by the coding sequence ATGGGTTTGTGGACTAGAATGTGGCCCACAGATTGGGCTATTCTCATGAAATCATGGTTTATCTTTTCCCTGGGGCTCTACATGCAGGTGTCCAAAACTTTGGCCTGCCCAAAAGTATGCCGCTGTGATCGAAACTTTGTCTACTGTAATGAGCGAAGCTTGACCTCAGTGCCTCTTGGGATACCAGAGGGTGTAACCGTCCTCTACCTCCATAATAACCAAATTAATAATGCTGGATTTCCTGCAGAGTTACACAATGTACAGTCTGTGCACACAGTCTACCTGTATGGCAACCAATTGGATGAATTCCCCATGAACCTGCCCAAGAATGTCAGGGTTCTCCATCTGCAGGAAAACAACATTCAGACCATTTCTCGAGCTGCCCTTGCTCAGCTTTTGAAGCTGGAAGAGCTTCACCTGGATGACAACTCCATCTCCACTGTTGGCGTTGAGGATGGGGCATTCCGGGAAGCCATCAGCCTCAAGCTTCTGTTCTTGTCCAAGAATCACTTAAGCAGCGTACCAGTAGGCCTTCCAGTGGACTTACAAGAACTTCGAGTAGATGAAAATCGAATTGCTGTCATTTCAGACCTGGCCTTCCAGAATCTTACAAGTCTGGAGCGTCTGATTGTGGATGGCAATCTCCTTACTAATAAAGGTATAGCTGAAGGCACCTTCAGCCACCTCACCAAGCTCAAGGAATTCTCAATAGTGCGGAATTCGCTGACCTACCCTCCACCCGATCTTCCAGGTACACATCTGCTAAGGCTCTACTTGCAGGACAACCAGATAACCCACATACCACTTACAGCCTTTTCAAACCTCCTCAAGCTGGAACGTCTTGATATTTCCAACAATCAACTTCGAATGTTGGTAAAGGGGGTATTTGATAATCTCCGCAACTTGAGGCAGCTCACTGTAAGGAATAATCCCTGGTTGTGTGACTGCAGTATTAAGTGGGTCACTGAATGGCTCAAATATATTCCTGCTTCCATCAATGTACGGGGTTTTATGTGCCAGGGACCAGAGCAGGTCCGAGGTATGGCAGTCAGGGAACTCAATATGAATCTGTTGTCATGCCCCACCACCACACCTGGTCTGCCACTTATCATCACCCCAGTCCCAGCTACAGCCATGCCAACTACGTTAGTTCCCACCTCATCAGTTCCCCCCACAAGTAGCAAATATAATCCTCTCACGCCCACCATAGTCACACTCCCTACTGTGCCTGAGAGGGAGGACAGAGAAAGAACGATGCCTCCTATATCTGAACGGATTCAACTCTCTATCCATTTTGTGAATGACACTTGCATCCAAGTTAACTGGATGTCTCTTTTTACCGTGATGGCGTATAAACTCACATGGGTTAAAATGGGCCATAGTCTTGTAGGAGGAATTGTTCAGGAACGAATAGTTAGTGGTGAGAAGCAACACTTAAGCCTGGTGAACCTGGAGCCCAAATCCACCTATCGGATTTGTTTGGTTCCACTGGATGCTTATAACAATTATCGAACTGGAGAAGATACTGTCTGTTCAGAAGCCACAACTAAGGCTTCCTTTTTGAGCAATGGCAGCAACATCCCCTCCAGCCATGAGCAGACGACCTCTCAGAACCTGGGCTCCCCATTTCTGCTGGCAGGGTTGATTGGGGGTGCAGTGATATTTGTCCTCGTGGTCCTGCTCAGCATTTTTTGCTGGCATATGCACAAAAAAGGCCGTTACACCTCCCAGAAGTGGAAATATAATCGGGGCCGTCGGAAAGATGACTACTGTGAGGCGGGGACCAAGAAGGACAACTCCATCCTGGAGATGACGGAAACCAGCTTCCAGATTGTCTCCTTAAATAATGATCAACTCCTTAAAGGAGATTTCAGACTGCAGCCCATTTATACCCCAAATGGGGGCATTAACTACACAGACTGCCACATCCCCAACAATATGCGATACTGCAACAGCAATGTCTCAGACCTGGAGCACTGTCATACGTGA